A section of the Marinoscillum sp. 108 genome encodes:
- the trmD gene encoding tRNA (guanosine(37)-N1)-methyltransferase TrmD produces the protein MRLDIITCLPELFDGPINQSIVKRAQQKGLVEIVIHNLRDYTTDKHNHVDDYAFGGGAGMVLMIEPIDKCISGLQSKNTYDEVIYLTPDGQTLNQGMANQLSLNENMILLCGHYKGVDQRVRDHFVTKEISIGDYVLSGGELAAMVLADSLIRLVPGVLNDESSALTDSFQDNLLAPPVYTRPADYKGWKVPEILTSGHEAKIEQWRHDEAVKRTQERRPDLLG, from the coding sequence ATGAGACTGGACATCATCACTTGCCTGCCCGAACTATTTGACGGGCCCATCAACCAGAGCATTGTAAAGCGGGCCCAGCAAAAAGGCCTGGTGGAAATCGTCATTCACAACCTGAGGGACTACACCACCGACAAACACAACCATGTGGATGATTACGCTTTTGGTGGAGGGGCTGGTATGGTACTGATGATAGAGCCTATCGACAAGTGCATCTCAGGCCTTCAGTCCAAAAACACCTACGATGAGGTAATCTACCTCACCCCTGATGGTCAAACCCTCAATCAGGGCATGGCCAACCAACTCTCTCTCAACGAAAACATGATCCTCCTCTGTGGACACTACAAAGGCGTAGACCAGAGGGTACGTGATCACTTCGTGACCAAAGAAATCAGCATTGGTGACTATGTGCTCTCCGGCGGAGAGCTGGCGGCTATGGTGCTGGCCGATTCACTGATCCGCCTGGTACCGGGTGTACTCAACGACGAGTCTTCCGCCCTCACAGACTCCTTTCAGGACAACCTGCTGGCTCCACCAGTCTATACCCGCCCGGCAGACTACAAAGGCTGGAAAGTGCCCGAAATACTCACCTCTGGCCATGAGGCCAAAATAGAGCAATGGCGCCACGACGAGGCAGTCAAACGCACGCAGGAGCGCCGACCAGATTTGCTGGGGTAA
- the rimM gene encoding ribosome maturation factor RimM (Essential for efficient processing of 16S rRNA), which produces MGFEECYQLGNVTKTHGLRGEVVLFLDVDNPQEYQELESVFIDLNGKLVPFFMESFHLQGDRAIVAFEEIESIEDASELIGRDLYLPLNRLPKLPKGKYYYHELPGLQVFDGDQLLGQVTQVYQMPNNNLLAVDHQGIEILIPLEEAIVHTVDIAAGKILCTLPDGLLDVYLDQKP; this is translated from the coding sequence ATGGGTTTTGAGGAGTGCTACCAACTGGGTAATGTGACCAAAACTCATGGATTGAGAGGAGAGGTAGTGCTCTTTCTCGATGTAGACAATCCACAGGAATATCAGGAATTGGAATCAGTTTTCATTGACCTCAATGGAAAACTGGTTCCTTTTTTTATGGAGTCATTCCATCTCCAGGGCGACCGGGCCATCGTGGCTTTCGAGGAAATAGAATCCATAGAAGATGCCAGTGAGCTCATCGGCAGAGACCTGTACCTCCCACTCAACAGACTGCCCAAACTCCCAAAAGGCAAATACTATTACCACGAACTCCCGGGTCTACAGGTATTTGACGGAGATCAACTCCTGGGACAGGTAACTCAGGTGTATCAGATGCCCAATAACAACCTGCTGGCCGTGGATCATCAGGGCATTGAAATTCTTATCCCGCTGGAGGAAGCGATCGTTCACACTGTAGATATTGCCGCTGGCAAGATCCTGTGCACCCTCCCCGATGGACTTTTGGATGTATACCTGGATCAGAAACCATGA
- a CDS encoding 30S ribosomal protein S16, which translates to MPVKIRLSRRGRKKQAMYDVVVADSRAPRDGKFIEKIGTYNPNTDPASISLNDEKAFDWVMKGAQPTDTVKAMLSYRGIMMKKHLQIGVLKGAITQEDADKKFEIWLAEKEAKIQGKVEKLSATKASEAKARLAAEKKVSDARAEAIAAKKKVADDTLVAEIAEAGADEAEKALEEEGNEAVAAVETPAAEEAPAAEAPAEEAPKAEEPKAEAPEEAAPAADEEKKED; encoded by the coding sequence ATGCCTGTAAAAATCAGACTATCGCGTCGAGGACGCAAAAAACAAGCCATGTACGATGTAGTAGTGGCAGACTCAAGAGCACCACGAGATGGTAAATTCATTGAGAAGATAGGGACGTACAACCCTAACACTGATCCAGCTTCTATCTCATTGAACGATGAGAAAGCCTTTGACTGGGTGATGAAAGGTGCGCAACCTACAGATACTGTAAAAGCGATGCTTTCATACCGAGGGATCATGATGAAAAAACACCTTCAGATTGGCGTATTGAAAGGAGCTATTACTCAGGAAGATGCAGACAAGAAGTTTGAAATCTGGCTTGCTGAGAAAGAAGCTAAGATTCAGGGTAAAGTTGAGAAACTTTCTGCAACCAAAGCTTCTGAGGCCAAAGCACGACTTGCAGCTGAGAAGAAAGTATCTGACGCCAGAGCAGAAGCCATTGCTGCTAAGAAAAAAGTAGCTGATGACACGCTTGTAGCGGAAATCGCTGAGGCAGGTGCTGACGAAGCTGAAAAAGCATTGGAAGAAGAGGGTAACGAAGCAGTAGCAGCAGTAGAAACTCCTGCCGCTGAGGAAGCACCGGCAGCTGAAGCTCCAGCTGAAGAAGCACCTAAAGCTGAAGAGCCTAAGGCAGAAGCTCCGGAAGAAGCAGCTCCAGCTGCTGACGAAGAGAAAAAAGAGGATTAA
- a CDS encoding 2-oxoglutarate dehydrogenase E1 component, which yields MDKYSYISNADVGYIDELYKSYKENPENVDESWRKFFEGFEFSQQRYGDGGPSEEIIAGSKEIKVRNFIYAHRSRAHLKSDTNPVRQRRTHNVRLELSNFDLSEADLNETFEVGSEIGLPNATLNEIRDRLARIYLGHIGYEYNHLRNSDIFDWMKTKVETEGVDVNPSDEEKTRILSKLNEAVVFENFLHTKFLGQKRFSLEGGENTIPALDKIIRRSSELGAEEVVIGMAHRGRLNVLANIMGKTYEEIFAEFEGSTDPDLTMGDGDVKYHLGYSSHLQANGKKIYVKLAPNPSHLEAVDPVVLGYSRAQIDDEYRGDMKKVVPILIHGDAAIAGQGLVYECIQMSLLDGYRSGGTIHFVINNQVGFTTDYDDARSSIYCTDLAKIIDAPVVHVNGDDPEAVNFAANLAVEYRQKFNKDFFIDLLCYRRHGHNESDEPKFTQPKLYNLIAKHPNPREVYVKQLIERKDISPDRAETLDKEFKQQLQDRLDEVKQKPLPYKPQKIEEEWHFLRRSKPEDFDKSPETGISDEVLKKVSKALTTIPKGFKPLRQIDKLLKERKSHFFEEKMLNWADAELLAYGSLLAEGNIVRMSGQDVKRGTFSHRHSYLFDSNTNEPYCNLDHIQEKQEPFRIFNSLLSEYAVLGFEYGYAMATPNALVIWEAQFGDFSNGAQVMIDQFITSAETKWQRMNGLVMLLPHGYEGQGPEHSSARMERFLQMTAQENMIVADVTTPANLFHLVRRQLTWEFRKPCVVFSPKSLLRHPKVVSPLEEFTKGNFQEVIGDDYVTNKSVKKVLLCTGKVYFDLQEEQQKKKVKDVAIVRLEQLYPFPKKQLEAVLKKYNNPQLVWVQEEPENMGAWGFMLRISGLTLKLVARKPMASPATGYSKVHKREQAEIVNKAFEI from the coding sequence ATGGACAAATACTCATACATCTCCAATGCCGATGTGGGCTACATCGACGAACTCTATAAGTCATATAAGGAGAACCCTGAAAACGTAGACGAATCCTGGCGGAAGTTTTTTGAAGGGTTCGAGTTTTCACAGCAAAGATATGGTGATGGTGGCCCCTCTGAGGAGATCATCGCCGGATCTAAGGAAATAAAGGTTCGAAACTTCATTTATGCCCACCGGTCAAGGGCACATCTGAAATCAGATACAAACCCTGTTCGTCAGCGCCGTACACATAATGTGCGACTGGAGTTGTCCAATTTTGACCTTTCAGAGGCGGATTTGAATGAAACCTTTGAAGTGGGATCAGAGATTGGGTTGCCCAATGCCACCTTGAATGAGATTCGCGACAGGTTGGCAAGGATTTACCTCGGCCACATTGGTTATGAATACAATCACCTGAGAAACTCCGATATTTTCGATTGGATGAAGACCAAGGTGGAGACTGAGGGTGTAGATGTAAATCCAAGCGACGAGGAGAAGACCCGCATTCTTTCTAAGCTCAATGAGGCGGTGGTCTTTGAAAACTTCCTGCATACCAAATTTTTGGGACAGAAACGGTTTTCATTGGAAGGCGGCGAAAACACCATTCCTGCACTGGATAAGATCATCAGACGATCTTCTGAGTTAGGTGCAGAAGAAGTGGTGATCGGGATGGCCCACCGAGGCAGGCTCAATGTGCTGGCCAATATTATGGGCAAGACCTACGAAGAGATTTTTGCAGAATTTGAAGGAAGCACCGACCCTGACCTGACCATGGGTGACGGTGACGTAAAATATCACCTTGGGTATTCCAGTCACCTTCAGGCCAATGGCAAGAAGATCTATGTGAAGCTGGCGCCCAACCCATCACATCTGGAGGCAGTAGATCCTGTCGTACTAGGTTACTCCAGGGCTCAGATTGATGATGAGTATCGTGGAGATATGAAAAAGGTGGTTCCCATCCTCATTCACGGAGATGCGGCCATTGCCGGGCAGGGGCTTGTATATGAATGTATTCAGATGTCCTTGCTGGATGGGTACAGGTCAGGCGGTACCATTCACTTTGTTATTAACAATCAGGTGGGATTTACCACAGATTATGACGATGCTCGCTCCAGTATATACTGTACTGACCTGGCCAAAATCATAGATGCACCAGTCGTCCACGTCAATGGTGATGACCCTGAGGCCGTCAACTTTGCAGCCAATCTGGCCGTGGAGTACCGCCAAAAGTTCAACAAAGACTTTTTCATAGATCTGCTGTGCTATAGAAGACATGGGCACAATGAGAGTGATGAACCAAAATTTACTCAGCCCAAGCTGTATAACCTGATTGCCAAGCATCCTAATCCAAGGGAAGTCTATGTGAAGCAATTGATTGAGAGGAAAGACATCAGTCCTGACCGTGCGGAAACCCTGGATAAGGAGTTTAAGCAACAGCTACAGGACAGGCTGGATGAAGTGAAACAAAAGCCACTGCCATATAAGCCTCAGAAAATAGAGGAGGAGTGGCATTTCTTAAGGAGATCTAAACCCGAGGATTTTGATAAGTCACCTGAGACAGGCATTAGCGATGAGGTATTAAAGAAAGTCTCAAAAGCCCTTACGACCATTCCGAAAGGTTTCAAACCCCTCCGACAGATTGATAAATTATTAAAGGAGCGTAAGAGTCACTTTTTTGAAGAGAAAATGCTCAACTGGGCGGATGCCGAATTGCTGGCCTACGGATCTTTGCTGGCAGAAGGCAATATTGTGCGAATGTCAGGTCAGGATGTGAAGCGGGGCACCTTTTCTCACAGACATTCCTATCTCTTTGACTCCAATACCAATGAGCCTTACTGTAACCTGGACCATATTCAGGAAAAGCAGGAGCCATTCAGAATCTTCAATTCACTCCTTTCGGAGTACGCCGTGTTGGGCTTTGAGTATGGCTATGCCATGGCCACACCCAATGCATTGGTGATATGGGAAGCGCAGTTTGGTGATTTTTCCAATGGTGCCCAGGTGATGATCGATCAGTTTATCACCAGTGCCGAGACTAAGTGGCAGCGAATGAACGGGCTGGTAATGCTCTTACCACACGGCTATGAAGGTCAGGGTCCGGAGCACTCTAGTGCGAGGATGGAGCGATTTCTTCAGATGACTGCTCAGGAAAATATGATTGTTGCCGATGTGACCACTCCGGCCAACTTGTTCCATTTGGTACGACGACAGCTTACCTGGGAATTCAGAAAGCCATGTGTGGTGTTCTCACCCAAGTCACTTTTGAGACACCCTAAGGTAGTTTCTCCGTTAGAGGAGTTTACCAAAGGGAACTTCCAGGAAGTAATCGGTGATGACTATGTGACCAACAAGAGCGTGAAGAAAGTACTCCTTTGTACAGGGAAAGTCTATTTTGACCTGCAGGAAGAGCAGCAAAAGAAGAAGGTAAAGGATGTAGCCATCGTAAGATTGGAGCAGCTGTACCCGTTCCCAAAGAAGCAATTGGAGGCCGTGTTGAAGAAATACAATAACCCGCAACTGGTGTGGGTACAAGAGGAACCTGAAAATATGGGTGCCTGGGGATTTATGTTAAGAATATCCGGGTTAACACTGAAACTAGTGGCTCGTAAGCCAATGGCTTCACCCGCTACAGGGTACTCTAAAGTTCACAAGCGTGAACAAGCAGAAATAGTGAATAAAGCATTTGAAATATAA
- the odhB gene encoding 2-oxoglutarate dehydrogenase complex dihydrolipoyllysine-residue succinyltransferase, which produces MSLEMKVPAVGESITEVTVAQWTKKDGDIVEMDEVICELESDKATFEVTAEAAGQLSIKAQEGDTLDIGAVLCTIDESKAPAGEDAPKTSEPASAGAAKESKATGETVEMKVPAVGESINEVTISSWTKKSGDTVELDEVIAEIESDKATFELTAEANGKLEIIAEEGTTLEIGALICKIEVTDGGGASAPASSSSSGSAASGSSESKETYATGHASPAAAKILQEKGISADAVTGSGKDGRITKEDAMNAEKSAPKQEVIKDKAPAKPESKPAFEAPEIKSGVSRGQNRQKMTSLRKTVSRRLVSVKNETAMLTTFNEVNMGPIMELRKKYKESFKEKYEVGLGFMSFFTKACTMALQDWPAVNAMIDGEEIVYSDYCDVSIAVSAPKGLVVPVIRNAESLSFDQIEKEVVRLATKARDGKLSIDEMQGGTFTITNGGIFGSMLSTPIINAPQSAILGMHNIVERPVVENGAVVVRPIMYVALSYDHRIIDGRESVSFLVRVKQLLEDPTRLLLGV; this is translated from the coding sequence ATGAGCCTTGAAATGAAAGTACCGGCAGTAGGTGAATCAATCACGGAAGTCACGGTAGCACAATGGACCAAAAAGGACGGAGATATTGTGGAGATGGATGAGGTGATTTGCGAACTGGAATCAGACAAAGCCACCTTTGAAGTGACAGCAGAAGCGGCTGGGCAGCTGAGTATCAAAGCTCAGGAAGGAGATACTTTGGATATAGGTGCAGTACTCTGCACTATAGATGAGTCGAAGGCTCCGGCCGGAGAGGATGCCCCTAAAACAAGCGAACCTGCATCAGCGGGTGCTGCTAAGGAAAGCAAGGCTACCGGGGAGACTGTCGAAATGAAAGTACCGGCTGTTGGAGAGTCCATCAATGAGGTGACCATTTCGTCCTGGACTAAAAAGAGTGGTGATACTGTGGAGTTGGATGAGGTAATTGCAGAGATCGAGTCTGACAAGGCTACTTTCGAACTGACTGCTGAAGCCAATGGCAAGCTGGAGATCATAGCGGAGGAAGGTACTACCCTGGAAATAGGCGCCCTGATTTGTAAGATAGAAGTTACAGATGGGGGTGGAGCCAGCGCACCGGCATCTTCATCCTCTTCAGGGAGCGCAGCCAGTGGCTCCTCCGAGTCTAAGGAGACTTATGCTACGGGACATGCATCACCAGCCGCAGCAAAGATCCTACAGGAAAAAGGAATATCCGCCGACGCGGTGACGGGTAGTGGAAAAGACGGGCGTATTACCAAGGAAGATGCGATGAACGCTGAAAAATCAGCTCCTAAGCAGGAGGTTATCAAAGATAAGGCTCCCGCAAAGCCTGAGTCTAAGCCTGCTTTCGAGGCTCCAGAAATAAAATCTGGTGTAAGTCGTGGGCAGAATCGCCAGAAAATGACTTCTCTGAGAAAAACGGTTTCCAGAAGGCTAGTCTCCGTGAAGAATGAGACCGCCATGCTCACTACATTCAATGAAGTGAACATGGGGCCTATCATGGAGCTTAGAAAAAAATACAAGGAGTCCTTCAAAGAGAAGTACGAGGTAGGATTGGGCTTCATGTCCTTTTTCACCAAAGCATGTACAATGGCTCTTCAGGATTGGCCGGCAGTGAATGCCATGATCGATGGTGAAGAGATTGTCTACAGTGACTACTGTGATGTATCCATTGCCGTATCGGCTCCTAAGGGATTGGTGGTGCCTGTGATTCGAAATGCAGAGTCACTGAGCTTTGACCAGATCGAAAAGGAAGTGGTGAGACTGGCCACCAAGGCACGTGATGGTAAGCTGAGTATTGACGAAATGCAAGGTGGTACCTTTACGATTACCAACGGTGGGATATTTGGATCTATGCTGTCTACGCCTATAATCAATGCCCCTCAGTCTGCTATTTTGGGGATGCATAACATCGTGGAGCGCCCCGTGGTAGAAAATGGAGCAGTGGTGGTAAGGCCTATCATGTATGTAGCTTTATCTTATGACCACAGAATCATTGATGGACGTGAGTCCGTGAGCTTCCTGGTGCGAGTGAAGCAGTTGTTGGAAGATCCAACAAGACTTTTGTTGGGAGTATAA
- the lpdA gene encoding dihydrolipoyl dehydrogenase: MQYDVTVIGSGPGGYVAAIRAAQLGFKTAIIEKYPTLGGTCLNVGCIPSKALLDSSEHFHNAETTFKEHGIDISQPKVNLKQMIARKADVVKQNVEGISYLMNKNKIDVYEGVGSFKDKHTILIKSQKEEKEITSDKIIIATGSKPSSLPFIKLDKKRVITSTEALELKEVPKHMIIIGGGVIGMELGSVYARLGAKISVVEFLDNLIPSMDGTMGKELQKSLKKLGFDIYLSHKVTAVAAKGKEVTITAENSKGENLELKGDYCLVSIGRRPYTDGLNLENAGVKMTDRGQIEVDEHLKTNVDNIWAIGDVVKGAMLAHKAEEEGVFVAEQMAGQKPHINYNLIPGVVYTWPEVASVGYTEEQLKDQGRKYKTGKFPYKALGRARASMDLDGLVKVLADKETDEILGIHIIGARAADMIAAGVTAMEFRASAEDVARMSHAHPTYMEAVKEACLAATDNRPIHV, encoded by the coding sequence ATGCAATACGATGTAACGGTAATCGGATCAGGACCAGGAGGTTATGTAGCAGCCATCAGAGCTGCACAGCTCGGCTTCAAAACAGCCATTATTGAAAAGTACCCTACTCTGGGTGGGACTTGCCTGAATGTGGGATGTATTCCATCCAAGGCATTGCTGGACTCCTCCGAGCATTTTCATAATGCCGAAACTACTTTTAAAGAGCATGGTATAGACATCAGCCAGCCCAAGGTTAATCTAAAACAGATGATTGCCCGCAAGGCTGATGTGGTGAAACAAAACGTAGAGGGGATTTCGTACCTGATGAACAAGAATAAAATCGATGTTTATGAGGGTGTTGGCTCCTTTAAAGATAAGCACACCATTCTGATCAAATCACAAAAGGAGGAGAAGGAGATCACCTCTGACAAAATTATAATTGCTACAGGTTCTAAGCCCTCATCACTTCCCTTTATCAAGTTGGATAAGAAAAGAGTGATTACCAGTACGGAAGCATTGGAGCTCAAAGAAGTGCCTAAGCACATGATCATCATAGGAGGTGGCGTCATTGGTATGGAGTTGGGTTCCGTATATGCGCGTCTTGGAGCGAAAATATCTGTGGTAGAGTTTCTGGATAACCTCATCCCTTCCATGGATGGCACTATGGGCAAGGAGTTGCAGAAGTCATTGAAGAAGCTTGGGTTTGATATCTACCTGAGTCATAAAGTGACTGCAGTAGCGGCTAAAGGCAAAGAAGTGACCATCACTGCGGAGAACTCAAAAGGGGAGAATTTGGAGCTGAAGGGTGACTATTGTCTGGTGTCCATAGGCAGGAGACCATATACCGATGGTCTGAATTTGGAGAATGCCGGGGTGAAGATGACCGACCGTGGACAGATAGAAGTGGACGAACACCTCAAGACTAATGTAGACAATATCTGGGCGATTGGAGATGTAGTGAAAGGCGCCATGCTGGCTCACAAGGCAGAAGAAGAGGGTGTTTTTGTGGCAGAGCAGATGGCCGGTCAGAAGCCACACATCAACTATAACCTGATACCGGGTGTGGTATACACGTGGCCAGAGGTAGCCAGTGTAGGATACACCGAGGAACAGTTGAAAGATCAGGGGCGAAAGTACAAAACAGGAAAATTTCCTTATAAAGCCCTGGGGCGTGCACGCGCCTCTATGGACCTGGATGGGCTGGTGAAGGTCTTGGCGGATAAAGAGACCGATGAGATACTCGGGATTCACATTATAGGAGCACGTGCAGCTGATATGATTGCTGCCGGAGTTACCGCTATGGAGTTTAGAGCTTCAGCTGAGGACGTAGCCAGAATGTCCCATGCGCATCCTACATATATGGAAGCAGTGAAGGAAGCTTGTCTGGCGGCTACTGATAACCGTCCAATTCATGTTTGA